A DNA window from Doryrhamphus excisus isolate RoL2022-K1 chromosome 2, RoL_Dexc_1.0, whole genome shotgun sequence contains the following coding sequences:
- the bbln gene encoding UPF0184 protein C9orf16 homolog, which translates to MSGPNGDPDISIDDGIIEDGDEFTDEEFVAINSMLDQINSYLDDLEEKNDALNGKMHELLESNRQARLEFRAQMLAKEEDHHRSGDGGDSSTDTEVDHNKETS; encoded by the exons ATGTCTGGACCCAATGGAGATCCTGACATCTCCATTGATGATGGCATCATTGAGGATGGAGATGAATTCACTGATGAAG AGTTTGTAGCCATCAACTCCATGCTCGACCAGATCAACTCTTACCTTGACGACCTGGAGGAGAAAAATGATGCGCTCAACGGCAAAATGCATGAACTCCTGGAGTCTAATCGGCAAGCCCGGCTGGAGTTTAGGGCTCAGATGCTCGCCAAGGAGGAGGACCACCACCGGTCAGGGGACGGCGGCGACTCATCAACAGATACCGAGGTGGACCACAATAAAGAGACAAGTTAA
- the surf4 gene encoding surfeit locus protein 4 translates to MGQEDLMNKAEDVADQFLRVTKQYLPHLARLCLISTFLEDGIRMWFQWYEQRDYIEATWSCGYFLATCFVLINLLGQLGACILILSRNFVQHACFGLFGIIALQTLAYSILWDIKFLMRNLALGGGLLLLLAESRSEGKSMFAGVPSMGESSPKQYMQLGGRLLLVLMFMSLVHFDTSLISILQNLVGTALIVLVAIGFKTKLAALTLVVCLLVMNIYFNAFWNIPAYKPMHDFLKYDFFQTTSVIGGLLLVVALGPGGVSMDEKKKEW, encoded by the exons ATGGGGCAGGAGGATCTCATGAACAAGGCCGAAGACGTGGCAGACCAG TTCCTGCGGGTAACCAAACAGTACCTGCCTCACCTGGCACGTCTGTGTCTCATTAGCACCTTCCTGGAGGACGGCATCCGCATGTGGTTCCAATGGTACGAGCAGCGGGATTACATTGAGGCGACGTGGAGCTGCGGCTACTTCCTGGCCACATGCTTTGTGCTCATCAATTTATTAGGACAGCTTG GTGCTTGTATCCTCATCCTCAGTAGAAATTTTGTACAACATGCCTGCTTTGGATTATTTGGCATCATTGCACTGCAG ACTCTCGCCTACAGTATTTTATGGGACATAAAGTTTTTGATGAG AAACCTTGCCCTAGGAGGCggtctcctcctgctgctggccGAGTCTCGTTCGGAAGGAAAGAGCATGTTCGCCGGAGTGCCGTCCATGGGGGAGAGCTCGCCGAAGCAGTACATGCAGCTGGGGGGCCGGTTATTGCTGGTGCTCATGTTCATGTCTCTGGTCCATTTTGACACCAGCCTCATCTCT ATCCTGCAGAACCTGGTGGGCACCGCCCTCATCGTCCTTGTGGCCATTGGCTTCAAGACCAAGCTTGCGGCACTGACGCTGGTGGTATGTCTCCTGGTCATGAACATCTACTTCAACGCCTTCTGGAACATCCCCGCCTACAAGCCCATGCACGACTTCCTCAAGTACGACTTCTTCCAGACCACCTCGGTCATCGGCGGCCTGCTGCTGGTGGTGGCCCTCGGCCCCGGTGGCGTGTCCATGGACGAGAAAAAGAAAGAGTGgtag
- the surf2 gene encoding surfeit locus protein 2, giving the protein MSPFYDVTSDGDGPHVKTARAKNQHNTLSVSFCFTAMDALPADVKAFLLNHPFLELTDGQKIKCTLNGHEFPCNLEELQNFIKGKKYQKLSSQAEFNYNQYEPHIVPSSKQPNQLFCKLTLRHLNRHPQHVLKHVNGKRYKKALAKYEECVKQGIKFIPISLQHKRPKCTDDDVSPGRTSKHGAWEPPSSDKDCSDSEDSMSDLYPQCMFPLKNSAEENMEANEDDFQTDEGEEMEVDTQAVQKRKKVQGGGFQKKFKWKGQNKKSAKVQNGK; this is encoded by the exons ATGTCGCCTTTTTATGACGTCACTAGCGACGGAGACGGTCCACATGTGAAAACTGCAAGGGCCAAAAATCAACATAACACACTATCCGTGTCATTTTGTTTTACAGCTATGGATGCTCTACCGGCAGACGTCAAGGCTTTCCTTCTTAATCACCCTTTCCTTGAGCTGACCGACGGCCAAAAG ATCAAGTGCACACTGAACGGCCATGAGTTTCCATGTAACCTGGAAGAGCTGCAGAATTTCATCAAAGGGAAGAAATATCAGAAACTGAGCTCCCAAGCGGAGTTTAACTACAACCAGTATGAGCCACACATTGTGCCAAGCTCGAAACAACC CAATCAGCTCTTCTGCAAGCTGACCCTCAGACACCTCAACCGACATCCACAGCATGTTTTAAAACACGTCAATGGGAAACGCTACAAGAAGGCCCTCGCcaaat ATGAGGAATGTGTGAAGCAGGGGATCAAATTCATTCCCATCAGTCTCCAGCACAAAAGGCCAAAGTGTACAGATGACGACGTCTCCCCTGGGCGCACCTCCAAACACGGCGCGTGGGAGCCGCCTTCCAGCGACAAAGACTGCAGCGATTCGGAAGACAGCATGAGTGACCTCTACCCCC AATGTATGTTCCCGTTGAAGAACTCCGCAGAGGAAAACATGGAAGCGAATGAAGATGACTTCCAAACAGATGAAGGTGAAGAGATGGAGGTGGACACACAGGCGGTGCAGAAACGTAAAAAG GTCCAGGGTGGCGGCTTCCAGAAGAAATTCAAGTGGAAAGGCCAGAATAAGAAATCAGCAAAAGTCCAAAATGGAAAGTAA